The proteins below are encoded in one region of Streptomyces ficellus:
- a CDS encoding electron transfer flavoprotein subunit alpha/FixB family protein, with translation MAEVLVYVDHVDGAVRKPTLELLTLARRIGEPVAVALGSGAEATAATLAEHGAVKVLTADAAEFADYLVVPKVDALQAAHEAVSPVAVLVPSSAEGKEIAARLAVRIGSGIITDAVDLEAGDEGPVATQSAFAASFTTKSRVSKGTPVITVKPNSAPVEAAPAAGAVEALAVSFSEKATGTKVVSRTPRESTGRPELTEAAIVVSGGRGVNGAENFSIIEDLADSLGAAVGASRAAVDAGWYPHSNQVGQTGKSVSPQLYIASGISGAIQHRAGMQTSKTIVAINKDAEAPIFDLVDYGVVGDLFQVVPQLTEEIKTRKG, from the coding sequence GCCGTCGCCCTCGGCTCCGGCGCCGAGGCCACCGCCGCCACGCTCGCCGAGCACGGCGCGGTCAAGGTCCTCACCGCCGACGCCGCCGAGTTCGCCGACTACCTCGTCGTACCGAAGGTGGACGCCCTCCAGGCCGCCCACGAGGCCGTGTCCCCGGTCGCCGTGCTCGTCCCGTCCTCCGCCGAGGGCAAGGAGATCGCGGCCCGCCTCGCGGTCCGCATCGGCTCCGGCATCATCACCGACGCCGTCGACCTCGAGGCCGGCGACGAGGGCCCGGTGGCCACCCAGTCGGCGTTCGCCGCCTCCTTCACCACCAAGTCCCGTGTGTCCAAGGGCACCCCGGTCATCACGGTCAAGCCGAACTCGGCCCCCGTGGAGGCCGCCCCGGCCGCCGGCGCCGTCGAGGCCCTCGCCGTCTCGTTCTCCGAGAAGGCCACCGGCACCAAGGTCGTCTCCCGCACCCCGCGCGAGTCGACCGGCCGCCCCGAGCTGACCGAGGCCGCGATCGTGGTCTCCGGCGGCCGCGGCGTCAACGGCGCCGAGAACTTCTCGATCATCGAGGACCTCGCCGACTCCCTCGGTGCCGCCGTCGGCGCCTCCCGCGCCGCCGTGGACGCGGGCTGGTACCCGCACTCCAACCAGGTCGGCCAGACCGGCAAGTCGGTCTCGCCGCAGCTGTACATCGCCTCCGGCATCTCCGGTGCGATCCAGCACCGCGCCGGCATGCAGACCTCGAAGACCATCGTGGCCATCAACAAGGACGCCGAGGCCCCGATCTTCGACCTGGTCGACTACGGCGTGGTCGGCGACCTGTTCCAGGTCGTCCCGCAGCTGACCGAGGAGATCAAGACCCGCAAGGGCTGA